A part of Microbulbifer salipaludis genomic DNA contains:
- a CDS encoding Xaa-Pro peptidase family protein, whose translation MPILTHFLLTHFLLTDSLVMDTRGERDMPTKRQLLKTAALLAMTPAVPLRAATNAAPADKKPGSLLDGVQPIQVSERQARVEKAQALMGKVGIDAMVLEPGAAMLYFTGIRWWRSERLTCVVIPRRGDIAVVTPFFEEPSVRESMTFGEDVRTWHEHESPFARVASVLKDRGIKSGTLGLEASVRWFVADGLRDALSGFKLVSADPVTRGCRMVKSPAELALMKKANEITLAAYGMVWKQLRPGMTPADVNQLMREAQTSLGGQGVWTMALFGEGSAYPHGTDQPQQIREGQIVLMDCGCSVEGYQSDISRTFVYGEPSKKQQKIWQLVREGQNVAFEAAKLGAPAGSVDDAVRAFYLKNGFGPDYRLPGLSHRTGHGIGMEGHEPVNFVRGEKTELAPGMCFSNEPGIYLPGEFGVRLEDCLYMTEKGPAWFTLPPDSLASPLGRLG comes from the coding sequence GTGCCCATTCTGACCCATTTTCTTCTGACCCATTTTCTCCTGACCGATAGTCTCGTGATGGATACCCGTGGAGAACGTGACATGCCCACCAAGCGCCAACTTCTGAAAACCGCCGCGCTGCTGGCGATGACGCCGGCAGTGCCCCTGCGCGCCGCCACCAACGCCGCGCCCGCGGACAAAAAGCCCGGATCCCTGCTCGACGGCGTGCAGCCAATTCAAGTGTCCGAGCGGCAGGCGCGGGTCGAGAAGGCGCAAGCACTGATGGGCAAGGTCGGTATCGATGCCATGGTACTGGAGCCTGGTGCCGCCATGCTGTACTTCACCGGGATTCGCTGGTGGCGCTCGGAGCGTCTGACCTGTGTAGTGATTCCCCGGCGCGGCGATATTGCCGTGGTAACGCCATTCTTTGAAGAGCCCTCGGTGCGCGAGTCCATGACCTTTGGCGAGGATGTCCGCACCTGGCACGAACACGAGAGCCCGTTTGCGCGGGTGGCTTCGGTGCTCAAGGACCGCGGCATCAAGAGCGGCACCCTTGGCCTCGAGGCCTCGGTACGCTGGTTTGTGGCCGATGGCCTGCGGGACGCCCTGTCCGGGTTCAAGCTGGTGAGTGCCGACCCGGTTACCCGCGGCTGCCGTATGGTCAAGAGCCCGGCGGAGCTGGCGCTGATGAAAAAGGCCAACGAAATCACCCTGGCCGCCTATGGCATGGTGTGGAAGCAGTTGCGCCCGGGGATGACACCGGCCGACGTCAACCAGCTGATGCGCGAGGCGCAGACCAGCCTGGGTGGGCAGGGTGTGTGGACCATGGCCCTGTTTGGCGAGGGCAGCGCCTATCCCCACGGCACCGATCAGCCGCAGCAGATTCGCGAAGGCCAGATTGTGCTGATGGACTGCGGCTGCAGTGTCGAAGGCTACCAGTCGGATATTTCCCGCACCTTCGTGTACGGGGAGCCCAGTAAAAAACAGCAAAAAATCTGGCAGCTGGTGCGCGAGGGGCAGAATGTGGCCTTTGAGGCCGCCAAACTCGGTGCGCCGGCGGGCAGTGTCGACGACGCGGTGCGCGCGTTTTATCTGAAAAATGGCTTCGGGCCGGACTACCGCCTGCCCGGACTGTCCCATCGCACCGGCCACGGAATCGGTATGGAAGGACACGAGCCGGTGAATTTTGTGCGCGGCGAAAAAACCGAGTTGGCACCGGGCATGTGTTTTTCCAATGAGCCGGGCATTTATCTGCCGGGGGAATTCGGTGTGCGTCTGGAAGACTGCCTGTACATGACGGAGAAGGGGCCTGCCTGGTTTACCCTGCCGCCAGACAGCCTCGCCAGCCCACTGGGGCGCCTGGGTTGA
- a CDS encoding PhzF family phenazine biosynthesis protein: MQLPIYQADAFTSALFRGNPAAYVPLTRWLDDQQLQQIAAENNLAETAFTVPAGHGFELRWFTPGEEVPLCGHATLATAHLLWSELGFIDDEIHFFTRSGKLIVRREREGEGERLALDFPVQNIQPISLGEEYTDALGVAPLSAMEVAGSNDQLLVEFASADIVANLEPDMRAVARLPYKGVICTAPGDGFDCDFVSRFFAPAIGIDEDPVTGSAHTYMTPFWAAKLDKPALKARQISARGGELDCELNGERVIMRGRAITYLRGQITL, encoded by the coding sequence ATGCAACTGCCCATCTACCAGGCCGACGCCTTTACCTCGGCACTCTTTCGCGGCAACCCCGCCGCCTATGTACCACTGACCCGCTGGCTCGACGACCAACAACTGCAACAGATCGCCGCCGAGAACAACCTCGCGGAAACCGCGTTCACCGTGCCTGCCGGCCACGGCTTCGAACTGCGCTGGTTTACCCCCGGCGAAGAGGTCCCCTTGTGCGGTCACGCCACCCTGGCCACTGCGCATCTGCTGTGGTCGGAGCTGGGGTTTATTGACGATGAAATACACTTCTTCACCCGCAGCGGCAAGCTGATCGTGCGTCGGGAAAGAGAGGGTGAAGGGGAGCGGCTGGCTTTGGACTTCCCCGTACAAAACATCCAACCGATCAGTCTCGGCGAGGAATATACCGACGCCCTCGGTGTCGCGCCGCTGTCAGCCATGGAAGTTGCCGGTTCCAACGATCAGCTGCTGGTGGAGTTTGCCTCCGCGGACATCGTTGCCAATCTCGAGCCCGATATGCGCGCGGTGGCCAGGCTTCCCTACAAGGGGGTGATCTGCACCGCGCCCGGTGATGGATTTGACTGCGACTTCGTCAGCCGCTTCTTCGCCCCGGCCATCGGCATTGATGAAGACCCGGTGACCGGCTCGGCCCACACGTACATGACGCCTTTCTGGGCGGCAAAGCTGGATAAGCCCGCTCTCAAGGCGAGACAGATTTCAGCCCGCGGTGGCGAGCTGGATTGCGAACTGAACGGGGAGCGGGTGATCATGCGCGGACGCGCCATTACCTATCTGCGCGGGCAGATCACCCTTTAG
- a CDS encoding DUF6314 family protein — MFPLNSLVDYKALSALAQLVERLQKVRAFSFTASNGPGSKTNWRGHGRGDVTVTSCGAHTLFAERAEFSDADGHKIDLQNTYRWTRCPAFVRLEHLRRAQPVLLFNLAPVTEHGFRHQAPHLCGEDTYTADLILHADEIELIWQIHGPRKNERLHYHYW; from the coding sequence GTGTTTCCATTGAATTCGCTGGTGGATTACAAAGCGTTAAGCGCGTTAGCGCAATTGGTAGAACGTCTGCAAAAGGTGCGGGCGTTCAGTTTTACTGCCAGCAACGGACCCGGCTCAAAAACCAACTGGCGTGGTCACGGGCGTGGGGATGTGACGGTTACCAGCTGCGGAGCCCATACCCTGTTTGCCGAGCGGGCAGAATTTTCCGATGCGGACGGCCATAAAATTGACCTGCAGAATACCTATCGCTGGACCCGTTGCCCCGCGTTCGTTCGCCTCGAGCACCTGCGGCGTGCGCAGCCGGTGCTCCTGTTCAACCTGGCACCGGTGACCGAGCACGGGTTTCGCCACCAGGCACCGCACTTGTGTGGTGAGGATACCTACACCGCCGACCTGATTCTGCACGCGGATGAGATCGAATTGATCTGGCAGATTCACGGGCCGCGCAAAAACGAACGTTTGCATTATCACTACTGGTAG
- a CDS encoding DMT family transporter, translated as MLLLIIVTLLWAFSFSLIGVYLAGQVDSYFSVLTRVLLATLVFLPFLNWRTPPRTAITLMAIGAIQLGLMYLFYYQSFLLLSVPEVLLFTIFTPVYIALIYNLLARRLSLRNSLWNLLVAAIAVAGAAIIRWDSLSDDYWLGFFVVQGANLCFASGQVAYRQFMQSSAVRGKSLPPRQTFGWFFIGASIVAAIAWLLLGKPQYPTGVVQWSVLLWLGAVASGIGYFLWNKGATQVSPATLAAMNNVLIPAGLIVNLLIWNRDADLPRLIAGGLLIVAAVALSEWRNKHP; from the coding sequence ATGCTACTTCTGATCATTGTCACCTTACTGTGGGCCTTTTCCTTCAGCCTGATCGGGGTCTACCTGGCCGGCCAGGTCGACAGCTATTTTTCCGTACTCACCCGCGTGCTACTGGCAACCCTGGTCTTTCTACCCTTTCTCAACTGGCGCACGCCACCACGCACTGCCATTACCCTGATGGCCATTGGCGCCATTCAGCTGGGCCTGATGTACCTGTTTTACTACCAGTCGTTCCTGCTGCTGAGCGTGCCGGAAGTACTGCTGTTTACTATTTTCACACCGGTATATATTGCACTGATCTACAACCTGCTGGCGCGCCGGCTCTCGCTGCGCAATAGCCTGTGGAACCTGCTGGTGGCCGCGATCGCCGTGGCTGGTGCCGCCATTATTCGTTGGGACAGCCTCAGCGATGATTACTGGCTCGGCTTTTTTGTGGTGCAAGGCGCCAACCTGTGCTTTGCCAGCGGCCAGGTAGCCTACAGGCAGTTTATGCAATCCAGCGCAGTGCGTGGCAAATCGCTGCCACCGCGGCAGACATTCGGCTGGTTTTTTATCGGCGCCAGCATTGTGGCCGCCATTGCCTGGCTACTACTAGGCAAGCCGCAGTACCCCACCGGTGTGGTGCAATGGAGCGTGCTACTCTGGCTCGGCGCAGTGGCGTCCGGTATCGGCTACTTTCTGTGGAACAAGGGCGCCACCCAGGTCTCCCCAGCAACGCTGGCGGCCATGAACAATGTGTTGATTCCCGCGGGGCTGATCGTCAATCTGCTGATCTGGAACCGCGATGCTGACCTGCCGCGACTGATCGCCGGCGGACTCTTGATCGTCGCCGCCGTCGCTCTCAGCGAGTGGCGCAACAAACACCCATAG